AGGTGTGATTAAAAAGGCTGAACTAGAATCAAATTAAGTTTCTTTTTAATTCAAACTTTGGGAAAATTCATTAATGTTTCTATGAAAATCGTAGAAATTAGGTTAATCTGTCTTGTAAGTTTTCATAATTAGAATTGCTGGGTCTTTCTTTGGCTCTCTTGTTTTTCTTTTTTTGCTTCTTCTGTTATTCTTCTGAGGTCATTTACTCCCGAAGTAACTGCATTTAGTTTTTCAAAATTACTTTTGGTCTTATTCTTAATAAGATAAGCTAAAGCGGTCTTGCCTACTCCTGGAGGACCAAATAAGATTAAGGAAGTAATTTTATCAGCTAAAATAGCTCGATGCAAAAGCTTCCCTGGGGCTAAAATATGTTTTTGCCCTACAAACTTTTCTAAGGTATGAGGTCGTAGTCGATAAGCTAAAGGAGTATCTTTATCTATCATCATCTTAAATGTTTAGTTAACCAGCTCCAACTGGACATATTTATTTAATAAGACCTTTGTTTCACCATTAAAAAAAGAGATGGTCAATGTTAAAAATCTAACCTCTCATTTTCTCCCAGGGGAAATCCTACCTTAATTCTCGCTCTTGTTCAGGGAAGTCCTCAAAATTACCTTGTTATAACTTGTTATATAGCACTTATTAATGAAATTTTGACATAGAGCAAATTAATTTAACTCCAAACAAGTTTATCTTTTGTTACTCGGTGTTATTTCCTATGTCCGGTTTTCGTTAATAACTACTATAATCCTCTCCTTTAAGAATCTTTGAAAGTCGTGCTACTCTTTGACCTAATTCTCTTCCTGCCATTTGTGCCTCCCTATCAGGCGACCCTACGGTACCAACCCCATAGTGCCCACCTGCAGATATTGGGTCACCAATGACCACCATTCCATGGATAAGCATTGCCTGAAGGATCGAGAGCATTGTTGTCTCCTTTCCACCTGTTGGATGGCCAGATGTGGCAAAGCTTGCTCCGATCTTTCCTTCAAGCTTCCTTCTGATTGTTACACTTCGATCAAACATCTCCTTGACCTCAGAGGACATCCCACCAAAGTAAACAGGTGATCCGACGATGAGACCATCGATGGACAAGAGGTCTTCATTGGTTACCTCACCTGCCCTCTTTACCACGACCTCCATCCCCCTGACCTCATCAGCACCTTTGGCGATCTCCTCAGCCAGGGCTTTAGTGTTGCCACCTTTTGAAGAATAAACAACAAGTATCTTAGCCATGCTATAATCTCCTTTCTATTACAATCTGACCCCCCTGAGGGGTCAGGGGGAATGTTAAAGAATTATAAGGAAAAATAAACACTTGAATTCTTGAACCCTCGAATCCTTGAACCCTTTAGAAAGTTGGATCAACTAAATTGAAGAAATTCCATAGTTTTAAATTAACTCCTTGAGCCTTGCGGCTGAGATTAGAAAGAACACGGTCTCAGACGAGATGGTTGTTCGGACCATTAAAAAGATGGAATTTAGACTATGAAATCCCTTAAGTTCATTGTATAAAAATTTCCTTTTTGCCACGAATTATACAAATTAACACGAATTTTTTAAGATTTTTATTAGTGCTCATTCGTGTCCATTCGTGGCTAAAAATCTTACCCTAAGTTCAAAATTCAAGTTCCTTTTGACCCTAATTTATCCATTTTTGCCCATACCTAAATCTGAGAAACCTTCCCTGAAATAATGGGAGAAGCTACAATAAAGCTTCACCTCTTCCTTGACAACTAATTACCTTTCCTTCACCCCATTATCATGAAGAACTATTCTCCCTGCAAGATTATCATTTTTGATCCCTTTATTATGGTGGACTTTTTCTATCTCTAATTCTTTTAAAAAACAAGAAGGGGTGCTTTCTCGGGTAACTCCATGCCAATTTCGATGTTGAGTATAAGTAAGAAAGAGTCTCTCCTTAGCTCGAGTGATGCCTACATAACAAAGACGACGTTCTTCTTCAAGGCGATCTTCCATTAAAGCATTGAGATGAGGAAATATTCCTTTTTCCATACCCACTAAGAAAACTACTGGAAATTCTAATCCTTTAGCATTATGTAAGGTCATTAAACTTACTTTATCATCTTCTTCTGGCCAGTGATCAATATTTGCAGTAAGTTGAGCTTGGCTTAAAAAAGAAGATAAGTCTTTGTCTTCGCTATTTTCTTCAAATTCTTTCACCATAGAAAAGAACTCTTCTATATTTTCTATCCGTTGCATAGCTTCCTCTTCGATGTACTCTTCTTTTAAATAAAGGATATAATTTGATCGGTGAATAAGCTCTTTTACTAAATTTAAAAGGCTTAATTCTTCTTTTTTAGCCATTAAATATCTGATCAAATTTACAAAGGAATTTATCGCTTCTTTGGTCTTTTCGGAAATAATCTCTATCTTAGTTAAGGCTTCAAAGAAGGTAATATTTTTCTGATCACGAAAAGACTTTATTTTTTCCACTGTCGTCTTACCAATTTTCCTGGAGGGAATATTAATAATTCGTTCTATACTTATCCCATCACTTAAATTTTCTAATATTCTTAAATAAGATAGTAAGTCTTTGATCTCTTTTCTCTGGTAAAAGCTTACTCCACCCACAATAGCATAAGGAAGTCTAGATCTTCTAAAGACATTTTCAAGGGTACGAGATTGAGCATGAACTCGATATAAAACAAGAAACTCATTTTCATTTCTTCCTTCTTTCTTCTTCAGGGCTAAAATTTGAGAGGCGACATATTCTGCTTCTTCATATTCATTTAAAGTCTCAAATACCACCACCGGCTCTCCCTTACCTTTATTTGTCCAAAGAGTCTTATCTTTTCTTTGGGAGTTATGCTTAATTATTTTATTGGCTGCTTTTAAAATATTACTTGTCGAGCGATAATTTTCTTCAAGCTTAACTATCTTTACTCTCGGATAATCTCTCTCAAAATTAAGAAGATGATAAATATCAGCTCCCCGCCATTGGTAAATACATTGATCATCGTCTCCTACCACACAAACATTTTGATATTTCTTAGACAACTGCTTTATCAGCTCATATTGAGCAAAATTAATATCTTGGTATTCGTCCACTAAGATATACTTAAATCTCTCTTGAAGAGTTTCTAGGATCTCTATTCTTTTAGAGAGAAGATAGTTTGCTTCTAAGATTAAATCATCAAAATCAAGAGCTTTATTCTCTGAAAGTCTTTCTTGATAGGCTAAATAGGCATCTTTTACTACTTTATTAAAGTAATGATCTGCTCTAAAATCCGATGGCTTAATTAAATTTTCTTTAGCCTTACTAATATTTGCTAAGATTTTGGCAGGTTTAAACTGTTTTTCATCGACATTTAACTTTTGCAAACAATCCTTAATCAGCTTTAATTGATCGCTTTCATCATAAATTGTAAAGTTTTTTAGGTCTCCATACTCTCTTAAAATACGAACACAACTTGAATGAAAAGTCGATATCCATATTGGTTTAGCTTTTACACCTACTAAGTCAATAACTCGATTCTTCATCTCTTTAGCGGCTTTATTAGTAAAAGTTACGGCTAAGATTTGGTAAGGAGAAATACCTAAATTAACAAGGTGAGTAATGCGGTAAGCAATAACCCTGGTCTTCCCTGAGCCAGCTCCAGCTAAGACTAAAAGAGGACCATCTTGGTAAGTAACCGCTTCGCATTGAGGGGGGTTTAATTCTTTTTTTAGATCTTTTGCTTCAGTAACAGCGGGTCCCATAAGTTTACCTTTAATATCTTGGCCATTAACTGGCACTTAACTTGAAATAAAAAATAGATAGGAGCTTTAATGTCAATCAAGGTTTCAAAGTTTCCTTGACCTTTGCTAATAATTAGATCTGAGGAAAAAAATAATCTTTTTAACTCTTCATCTACCTCATCGAGAGGAAAGCCAATGGAACTTGTTCCAGGGATTATCTCTACATTCTTTAATTTTAACTCTTTTACTTCTTCATAAGTGATATCATTTAAAATAGGAGTATTTTTTACAATTAACTTCACTTCTTTATCGTGTAATTCTTTTATCAATAACCAATCAAAAACAAATTCTCCAGCATTATCAGCAATATATAATATTTTTTCTGCTGAAATTAAATTCTTTCTAAGGCTTTCATATTCAAAGATAATAAATTCCTTGCTTAAGGCTTCATTGATGATCTTCTTTAAATTAAAATTATCTCCAAGACCAAAGTCTATAGAATTTCCAGCAATGGCTAATTTGACACAAGCTCCAAAGGGATCCTTAGTGTCTTCAATTAAACTTTCCAGGTAAGGAAATAAATCCCACCCCTTCTTTTGATATTCATCTTTAACGCTACGGTAAGGATCGTAACAATTTAAGACCCTTTTTACAATTCTGTGAGCCTGAGTAGTAGCTTTTGAAGGCACAAAGACACTAAAAGGAATACTAGAAAGGTACTTCATCACCTCGTTTAAGACTTCCTTTTGCAAGGCTATATTATGGGTGACTAATTTGACCCCTCTTATGACCTGACTAATGATACAAGGAATACATTCAATTGAGGCAATTAATTCTCTTGTCTTTCCCATTAATAACACTACTCTATGGTCTGACTAATAATACAAGGAATACATTTAGTTAAAGTTATCAATTTTTTCTTTTTCCCATTGGCGGTACCACCATATCCATTGATCTGGATAAAGTTTAATATACTCTTCTACTTTCTTCATAAGACAAGAGATTACCTCTTCCAAGGAAATTGCTTTTTGATTAACAGCTATAGGTGGATTGATGATTATTCGATGCTGGTTATTTTCCTCTCGAATATCAAAGGTAGGTAATAATGAAGCCTTATATCGAAGAGCCAAGAAAGCAGCTCCGCGAGGAATGGTGATAAATTTATGAAAAAATTTTACCTTTACTCCTTTTTTAGAAGTGCTTTGGTCCCCAGCTATAACAATTATCTTTCCTTTTTGGAGTAAATTACCCATCTTCTTAGGTGTCTGACTGATAAGCACTTCCACCCCTTTTGTTTTTCTTATCTTATTTATCATTCCGTCGATATATTTATTACTTTGCCTCTTCACGACCACATTCATAGAATAGCCAGCTAAGGCCAAAGTTAAAGAAATTAACTCCCAGTTACCTAAATGAGCGCTAAATATGATTACTCCATTCTTACTTTCTAAAGCTTCTTTAAGGTAACTTAGACCTTCTACCGTTACCTGCTTCTGAATATTCTCTTTATCTGTTTTAGCCAGACGGAAGAATTCTATCAAACTTTTACCAAAGTTTTGGAAAGCCCTATAGGCAATAAGTTTTATTTTCTTTTTGGAATAATCTGAAAAAGCTAAGCTTAGATTTTCAATAGCCTTTTTTCTGTACTTAGGCAGAAAAAAATAAGCCAGCTGCCCTAGTAATCTTCCTAAAAAATAAGAAATACTTAAGGGACAGATCTTAATAATATTTATAGCTACTAAAAATAAGAAATATTCAGTCCAAGACTTAATCATTACTTAGATAGCCTTTTTTATAAATAATGTTATTATAATAAATGTTGTTATAATATCACTTTTTTATAAATAATCTTAATTAAGCAACATCATAAGTTAGTTGAAGTTGAGAAAGTCTATCATAGAGACCTTTCTTAAGGAGTAAATCTTCGTGAGTTCCTACCTCAACTATCTCTCCTTTATCTAAAACGATAATCTTATCACAATTTATGATGGTAGAAAGTCGATGGGCAATAATAATAGTCGTTTGATTCTCCATAATCTTAGTTAAAGATTCTTTGATCAAAGCTTCTGATTCTACATCTAAAGAAGAAGTAGCTTCATCTAAAATCAAGATTTTAGGTTTTCTAACAATTGCTCGGGCGATGGCTAATCTCTGCCTTTGCCCTCCTGATAAATTAAACCCATTTTCTCCAATCAAAGTATTATACCCCAAAGGAAGATCCAGAATAAATTCATGGGCATTAGCAATCTTAGCTGCTTCTATAACTTCCTCCAAAACAGCATCCCTCTTTCCATAAGCAATATTTTCCAAGACTGTTCCACTAAAGAGAATAATTTCTTGAGGAACTACTCCTACCTGCTTTCTTAAATTTTCCATCTTTATTTCTTTGATATTATGGCCATCGACAAAGATTTCTCCCTTAGAAAGTTCATAAAGACGAGATAATAAATTAACTAAGGTAGATTTACCACTTCCCGAAGGACCAACTAAGGCACAAGTTTCTCCTGGATTTATTTCAAAGGTAATATTTTTTAGCACTTCCCTTACCTTATTATAACTAAAAGAGATATTTTGGTACTTAACATAACCTTTGATCCCTGGAAGCTCTTTTGTTTCAGGCAGATCTGCCCTGGTCGCTTCCGTACTTAAAAGCTCACTAATTCTACTTGAAGCCGCGATAGCTTGTTGAAGATTAATATTCATATTAGCTAACTTTTTTAAAGGTTGAGAAGAGGCGCTTAAGTATAAGACAAAAGCAATTAAGTCCCCCGTAGAAAGCTGACCAGAAATTACTTCATACCCGCCATACCAAAGAACTGCAATCACCCCGACCATACACAATAGCTCTACCAGAGGATTTGAAGCTACCATTAACCGGATTCCTTTCATAAGATACTTAAAATAACCCTCATTTTCAGAGATAAACTTATTTTGCTCATACTCTTCTTGACTAAAAAGTTTTACAATAGAGATGCCCATGATTACTTCCTGGAGGACGCGAGTAACATCAGCTACTTTTTCTTGGGTCTTGGTAGCTACTTTCCGCATCCTTTGTCCAAACTTATAAATGGTGAGAACAATTAAAGGGCCAACTATCAAAGAAAGCAAGGTTAATTTCCAGTGAATATAAAAGACAAAGCCTAATGCCCCTATAAATACTATTGGTTCTCGAAGTAAGCCTACCAAGCCACTACTTAAAAAGTTCTGAACTATCATTACATCATTAGTAGCTTTAGAGATTATTTCTCCGGTGTGTTGATGACGATAAAATTTTAAGGGTAGGATAGTTAAATGAGTAAAGATTTGATTCCTAATCTTAAAGATTACTCTTTGCGCTACATATTGCATAATATAATCTTGGCTATATTTAGAAACAGCTAAAACCAAGGCTA
The window above is part of the bacterium genome. Proteins encoded here:
- a CDS encoding UvrD-helicase domain-containing protein, with protein sequence MGPAVTEAKDLKKELNPPQCEAVTYQDGPLLVLAGAGSGKTRVIAYRITHLVNLGISPYQILAVTFTNKAAKEMKNRVIDLVGVKAKPIWISTFHSSCVRILREYGDLKNFTIYDESDQLKLIKDCLQKLNVDEKQFKPAKILANISKAKENLIKPSDFRADHYFNKVVKDAYLAYQERLSENKALDFDDLILEANYLLSKRIEILETLQERFKYILVDEYQDINFAQYELIKQLSKKYQNVCVVGDDDQCIYQWRGADIYHLLNFERDYPRVKIVKLEENYRSTSNILKAANKIIKHNSQRKDKTLWTNKGKGEPVVVFETLNEYEEAEYVASQILALKKKEGRNENEFLVLYRVHAQSRTLENVFRRSRLPYAIVGGVSFYQRKEIKDLLSYLRILENLSDGISIERIINIPSRKIGKTTVEKIKSFRDQKNITFFEALTKIEIISEKTKEAINSFVNLIRYLMAKKEELSLLNLVKELIHRSNYILYLKEEYIEEEAMQRIENIEEFFSMVKEFEENSEDKDLSSFLSQAQLTANIDHWPEEDDKVSLMTLHNAKGLEFPVVFLVGMEKGIFPHLNALMEDRLEEERRLCYVGITRAKERLFLTYTQHRNWHGVTRESTPSCFLKELEIEKVHHNKGIKNDNLAGRIVLHDNGVKER
- a CDS encoding NAD(P)H-dependent oxidoreductase, encoding MAKILVVYSSKGGNTKALAEEIAKGADEVRGMEVVVKRAGEVTNEDLLSIDGLIVGSPVYFGGMSSEVKEMFDRSVTIRRKLEGKIGASFATSGHPTGGKETTMLSILQAMLIHGMVVIGDPISAGGHYGVGTVGSPDREAQMAGRELGQRVARLSKILKGEDYSSY
- a CDS encoding AAA family ATPase; this translates as MIDKDTPLAYRLRPHTLEKFVGQKHILAPGKLLHRAILADKITSLILFGPPGVGKTALAYLIKNKTKSNFEKLNAVTSGVNDLRRITEEAKKEKQESQRKTQQF
- a CDS encoding lysophospholipid acyltransferase family protein, whose amino-acid sequence is MIKSWTEYFLFLVAINIIKICPLSISYFLGRLLGQLAYFFLPKYRKKAIENLSLAFSDYSKKKIKLIAYRAFQNFGKSLIEFFRLAKTDKENIQKQVTVEGLSYLKEALESKNGVIIFSAHLGNWELISLTLALAGYSMNVVVKRQSNKYIDGMINKIRKTKGVEVLISQTPKKMGNLLQKGKIIVIAGDQSTSKKGVKVKFFHKFITIPRGAAFLALRYKASLLPTFDIREENNQHRIIINPPIAVNQKAISLEEVISCLMKKVEEYIKLYPDQWIWWYRQWEKEKIDNFN
- a CDS encoding DUF89 family protein; amino-acid sequence: MGKTRELIASIECIPCIISQVIRGVKLVTHNIALQKEVLNEVMKYLSSIPFSVFVPSKATTQAHRIVKRVLNCYDPYRSVKDEYQKKGWDLFPYLESLIEDTKDPFGACVKLAIAGNSIDFGLGDNFNLKKIINEALSKEFIIFEYESLRKNLISAEKILYIADNAGEFVFDWLLIKELHDKEVKLIVKNTPILNDITYEEVKELKLKNVEIIPGTSSIGFPLDEVDEELKRLFFSSDLIISKGQGNFETLIDIKAPIYFLFQVKCQLMAKILKVNLWDPLLLKQKI
- a CDS encoding ABC transporter ATP-binding protein/permease, whose product is MKELKRLSSHLKPYRRRIFLALGCMLVASAATLAIPWIVRDLVKEALINKELVKLNLTLGVALLVALVLAVSKYSQDYIMQYVAQRVIFKIRNQIFTHLTILPLKFYRHQHTGEIISKATNDVMIVQNFLSSGLVGLLREPIVFIGALGFVFYIHWKLTLLSLIVGPLIVLTIYKFGQRMRKVATKTQEKVADVTRVLQEVIMGISIVKLFSQEEYEQNKFISENEGYFKYLMKGIRLMVASNPLVELLCMVGVIAVLWYGGYEVISGQLSTGDLIAFVLYLSASSQPLKKLANMNINLQQAIAASSRISELLSTEATRADLPETKELPGIKGYVKYQNISFSYNKVREVLKNITFEINPGETCALVGPSGSGKSTLVNLLSRLYELSKGEIFVDGHNIKEIKMENLRKQVGVVPQEIILFSGTVLENIAYGKRDAVLEEVIEAAKIANAHEFILDLPLGYNTLIGENGFNLSGGQRQRLAIARAIVRKPKILILDEATSSLDVESEALIKESLTKIMENQTTIIIAHRLSTIINCDKIIVLDKGEIVEVGTHEDLLLKKGLYDRLSQLQLTYDVA